A window from Chitinophaga filiformis encodes these proteins:
- a CDS encoding transposase yields the protein MKIYGIGIPEEFNTGNWTGRFTEWLNQLSFMEPSSKQSLQYYVQQSNFLIAQRKQIEQGIQSLATSSHYAYKVKLLTTIPAVGILTAMTFLTEIGDITRFKNIDHLSSYCGLTPDCRNSGQTERITGITRRGNATVKTLLIECSWMAIRKDPALLLYYKQLLPRMNGNKAIVKVARKLLNRITYVMRNQQPYVLGVVA from the coding sequence TTGAAGATCTACGGCATCGGCATTCCAGAAGAGTTCAACACAGGGAATTGGACAGGTCGTTTTACAGAATGGTTAAATCAATTATCATTTATGGAACCCAGTAGTAAACAGTCCCTTCAATATTATGTGCAACAGTCTAACTTTCTAATAGCTCAACGCAAACAAATAGAACAGGGTATACAGAGCTTAGCAACAAGCTCCCACTATGCATATAAAGTGAAGTTATTAACTACTATTCCGGCTGTGGGGATATTAACGGCAATGACTTTTCTTACAGAGATAGGAGACATCACACGGTTCAAAAATATAGATCATTTATCCAGTTATTGTGGCCTCACACCAGATTGCCGTAATAGTGGACAGACAGAACGTATCACTGGTATAACCAGGCGGGGAAATGCTACTGTTAAAACACTGTTGATAGAATGTTCCTGGATGGCTATTAGAAAAGATCCGGCTCTACTACTTTATTATAAACAACTTTTACCTAGAATGAATGGTAATAAAGCCATAGTGAAAGTTGCGAGAAAGCTACTAAATCGCATTACCTACGTCATGCGCAATCAGCAACCATATGTATTGGGTGTAGTTGCTTGA
- a CDS encoding DUF4138 domain-containing protein: MYTVFQKAPALIVLLLLILLTGRGQSTDRPTPLREYHLEVSTGNTTVLIFPAGIKAIDRGRNTLLAKPVAGIDNILKVKAASDTLIPTSLHVFTADARVYTFQVSYNASPAQPTWDFSQTAPSSSGPLQFSEGALTAPAIAAICAQLSQSGCNVHRPRSKTIGRTHLQFGGSYLYQGVLFLQLELHNHSAIPYPLHFCRAMVRDRRKGKRTSVMEVEKQLLQQSHLHMQAVDAGSNNTIVLAFPQFTIADSKKLVIEVFEGQGDRHLVLPLKGKHLLRSKPLPSALPFLHPGSLQQQSSIQSLKRDSYGTD, translated from the coding sequence ATGTATACTGTTTTTCAAAAAGCGCCTGCGCTGATCGTTTTGCTTTTGCTGATACTGCTAACCGGCAGGGGGCAATCTACAGACAGGCCTACACCACTACGCGAGTATCACCTTGAAGTATCAACCGGCAACACCACCGTGCTGATCTTCCCAGCCGGCATCAAAGCAATTGACAGGGGTAGAAATACCCTGCTGGCCAAACCGGTAGCTGGAATAGACAACATTTTAAAAGTGAAGGCTGCCAGCGACACCCTGATACCTACCAGCCTGCATGTGTTCACTGCTGACGCCCGCGTATATACTTTCCAGGTATCTTACAACGCCTCGCCGGCGCAGCCGACGTGGGATTTTTCACAGACAGCACCTTCTTCATCAGGGCCGCTGCAGTTCAGTGAAGGAGCGCTCACAGCACCTGCTATTGCAGCCATATGTGCGCAGCTCAGCCAAAGTGGCTGCAACGTCCATCGGCCCCGGTCTAAAACCATCGGGCGTACACACCTGCAATTTGGTGGCAGCTATCTCTATCAGGGAGTGCTTTTCCTGCAACTGGAACTGCATAATCACTCGGCCATTCCCTATCCCCTGCATTTTTGCCGTGCTATGGTACGTGACCGCCGCAAGGGCAAACGTACCTCTGTGATGGAAGTAGAAAAGCAGCTCCTGCAGCAAAGTCACCTGCATATGCAGGCCGTTGACGCCGGCAGCAATAACACCATTGTCCTGGCCTTTCCACAGTTTACTATTGCAGATAGTAAAAAGCTTGTCATCGAAGTATTTGAAGGGCAGGGGGACCGGCATCTGGTGCTGCCACTGAAAGGTAAACACCTGCTGCGCAGCAAGCCTCTGCCCAGCGCCCTCCCTTTCTTACATCCTGGCAGCCTCCAACAACAATCATCTATTCAATCATTAAAACGGGATAGTTATGGCACAGATTAA
- a CDS encoding LytR/AlgR family response regulator transcription factor yields MTLNPAAITVVIVEDLPIVRKNAAHLLGAHPGVQLLGSCATVADAIPLINREQPALLLLDIQLPDGTGFDILQHFWPPAFKVIFLTAFQEHAIRAIKYGALDYLLKPLDPGELTQALGRMQQLQTPAIQQLQVASMQYNSSVDNQRLVIRTSELLHVLQAADIIYLQASGVYTIFFLGDGRKIVSSKNIKVYEETLPQALFIRPHQSYIVNTLFIEKYHTNGYIILKGNIQIPVATRRKELITTLIRKLR; encoded by the coding sequence ATGACGCTAAACCCTGCTGCGATCACCGTAGTGATTGTAGAAGATCTGCCCATTGTTAGAAAAAATGCAGCTCATTTACTTGGTGCCCATCCCGGAGTCCAGCTATTGGGAAGTTGTGCTACTGTAGCAGACGCCATCCCCCTTATCAACCGGGAGCAACCCGCCCTGCTACTACTGGATATTCAACTGCCCGATGGGACAGGATTTGACATCCTGCAACATTTCTGGCCTCCGGCATTTAAGGTTATATTCCTGACAGCCTTCCAGGAGCATGCAATCAGGGCCATCAAATATGGCGCCCTGGATTACCTGCTAAAACCCCTGGACCCCGGGGAATTGACCCAGGCGCTTGGAAGAATGCAGCAATTGCAGACACCTGCTATACAACAGTTGCAGGTGGCCAGCATGCAATACAACAGCAGTGTTGACAACCAGCGCCTGGTGATCAGAACCAGTGAACTGCTACATGTGCTGCAGGCAGCTGATATTATTTATCTGCAAGCCAGCGGCGTGTATACGATTTTTTTTCTGGGGGACGGAAGAAAAATTGTATCCTCAAAGAACATCAAAGTATACGAAGAGACATTGCCCCAGGCGCTGTTTATCCGCCCGCATCAGTCTTATATCGTTAATACCTTATTTATTGAAAAGTATCACACGAATGGCTATATCATCCTAAAAGGCAATATCCAGATACCTGTTGCCACCCGGCGAAAGGAATTAATCACGACCCTAATTAGAAAACTCCGGTAA
- a CDS encoding IS110 family transposase, which produces MFTKSLKVTDFTGQNIYVGLDVHHKSWMVSIYSDEFELKTFSQLPDALKLGNYLRQHYPNANFHLAYEAGFCGFWIHRAFKAQGIKCIVIHPGDVPSSDKEQKRKTDGVDSRKIARGLKNNELNAVFVPGEQQEADRMLIRSRAKTVKDLTTVKNRIKAF; this is translated from the coding sequence ATGTTTACAAAGTCACTTAAAGTTACCGATTTTACGGGACAGAACATTTATGTGGGCTTAGATGTCCACCATAAGAGCTGGATGGTGAGTATTTACAGTGATGAATTTGAGTTGAAGACTTTTAGCCAGTTGCCAGATGCATTAAAATTGGGCAATTATTTGAGGCAGCACTATCCGAATGCGAACTTTCATTTAGCTTATGAGGCTGGTTTTTGTGGTTTCTGGATACATCGGGCTTTTAAAGCACAGGGAATAAAATGCATTGTCATTCATCCGGGAGATGTTCCCAGTAGTGACAAAGAACAAAAGCGAAAAACGGATGGGGTTGATAGTCGTAAGATTGCCCGAGGTCTGAAAAATAACGAGTTAAACGCCGTTTTTGTTCCTGGAGAACAGCAAGAGGCAGATCGTATGTTGATAAGGAGCAGAGCCAAGACGGTAAAAGATCTGACCACCGTTAAGAATAGGATCAAGGCCTTTTGA
- a CDS encoding histidine kinase, with product MYRLLLLCLLTAAKIACQPAPSRISVQRSDIDSLHRYMDGPLDDLLRQRQYHLVGQLLDSLRPKLDSLDNVTLNLFWLNTKSVQLMGEGKYDSARPVLMEQMRYALEKDSSRKLYLVAEAQYANWLIDRDSLQAALRHLENAYYLAKKVDSTKVPKLCYSLMQIYLSVRDYAATRKYLQEGWRMSHLSGYDSTAHASAFACAYFAFYVQMEEFDSAIAFYNIAINDTVSHLQPYYKGVLDWNMGQLLLKKKQYELALTKYNSGFAAITKYDGPQAILYSTMASINDKLARYPTALLYADSAILIARQQRRWETVTNVWKLKGQIAVKLGDYREAYRAADSALANKQVLMDSSIAEKAQQIQTEYQVKAKDDRIQSLASLNTANEKISSQQRILIVSLSITFVLLAIIGVMWYRRRRLRNELRETALRQQLLRTQMEPHFIFNTLSVLQGYIYDNDIERATEYLSRFSKLLRLSLQNARQPFVSLDSEVAALEQYLSLQVMQADTPFFYAILLDPALEEKEVYIPPMLLQPFVENTIIHGFKELPEQGELRIRISLKEQLLHCVIEDNGKGLRSMAPDKGKGKPSYSTAITTERLQILSRQSGKPAVLTITERNEDAAHTGTRVEILIPYRLAPVKESLNVAGMGE from the coding sequence ATGTACCGTTTGTTGTTACTTTGCCTGCTGACTGCAGCAAAGATCGCCTGTCAGCCTGCTCCGTCCCGCATATCCGTTCAACGGTCCGACATTGACAGTCTCCATCGATACATGGATGGCCCTCTGGATGACCTGCTTCGCCAAAGACAATATCACCTGGTTGGGCAGCTACTGGATAGCCTGCGTCCCAAATTAGATAGCCTGGACAATGTTACCTTAAATCTGTTCTGGCTGAACACCAAGTCCGTTCAGCTTATGGGAGAAGGCAAATACGATAGTGCACGTCCGGTTTTGATGGAGCAAATGCGTTATGCACTGGAAAAGGACAGTAGCCGAAAGCTTTACCTCGTGGCAGAGGCCCAGTATGCGAACTGGTTGATAGACCGCGACTCCCTGCAAGCTGCACTGCGTCACCTGGAAAATGCTTACTATCTGGCAAAAAAGGTGGATTCCACCAAAGTGCCTAAGCTTTGTTATTCACTTATGCAGATTTATCTAAGCGTAAGAGACTATGCTGCTACCCGTAAATATCTGCAAGAGGGGTGGCGTATGAGCCATTTGTCCGGCTACGATTCCACTGCCCATGCCTCTGCTTTTGCCTGCGCCTATTTTGCTTTTTATGTCCAAATGGAAGAATTTGATTCGGCGATCGCCTTTTATAACATAGCTATAAATGATACAGTGAGCCATCTGCAACCGTATTATAAAGGTGTCCTGGATTGGAATATGGGCCAATTGTTACTAAAGAAAAAACAGTATGAACTGGCCCTGACAAAATATAATAGCGGTTTTGCCGCCATTACAAAATATGATGGTCCACAGGCGATACTGTACAGTACCATGGCTTCCATTAACGACAAATTAGCGCGCTATCCCACCGCGTTACTATACGCTGACAGTGCCATTCTTATAGCCAGGCAACAGCGGCGATGGGAAACCGTCACCAACGTTTGGAAACTAAAAGGACAGATTGCAGTAAAACTCGGTGATTACCGGGAGGCGTATCGGGCTGCAGATTCGGCCCTGGCCAATAAGCAGGTACTGATGGACTCATCCATTGCGGAGAAGGCACAGCAGATACAGACCGAATACCAGGTCAAGGCCAAAGATGACAGAATCCAATCACTGGCGTCGCTAAACACAGCCAATGAAAAAATCAGCAGTCAGCAGCGAATCTTAATAGTGAGTTTATCCATCACGTTTGTATTGCTGGCAATTATTGGCGTGATGTGGTATAGACGGCGCAGATTAAGAAATGAGCTGCGGGAAACTGCCTTACGTCAGCAACTATTGCGCACCCAGATGGAGCCCCACTTTATTTTCAATACATTATCTGTACTACAGGGATATATCTATGACAACGATATTGAGCGGGCGACGGAGTACCTCAGTAGGTTCTCAAAATTACTTCGCCTATCCCTGCAGAATGCCCGGCAACCTTTTGTGAGCCTGGATAGTGAAGTGGCCGCACTGGAACAATACCTTTCCTTACAGGTCATGCAGGCCGATACCCCATTCTTCTATGCGATCCTGCTGGACCCGGCGCTGGAAGAAAAAGAGGTATACATTCCCCCGATGTTACTACAACCCTTTGTAGAAAACACCATTATACATGGTTTTAAAGAGCTGCCGGAGCAAGGAGAGCTGCGTATCCGTATAAGTTTGAAAGAACAACTGCTCCATTGCGTAATTGAAGATAACGGTAAAGGGCTGCGATCAATGGCGCCGGATAAAGGGAAAGGTAAACCTTCCTATTCCACCGCCATTACAACCGAACGCTTACAGATCTTATCACGGCAGTCCGGCAAGCCGGCTGTACTTACTATTACGGAAAGAAATGAGGACGCAGCACACACCGGCACCAGGGTTGAAATATTGATTCCTTACAGGTTGGCGCCGGTAAAAGAGTCTCTGAATGTAGCTGGCATGGGTGAATAA
- a CDS encoding bifunctional DNA primase/polymerase — translation MQPKISHRQATSSLWKGCWLWEKALTYASIGYSPIAVGTSKRPCVKWRPYQQSPATAATLRWMFSLPPANGIALVCGAVSGGLEVIDIDCKHALDQELFAKLWSKILQYSPSLAAQLVVARTRSGGYHLYYRCDQAGSNAKLASRPTTTEERRTAPNQPLKVLIETRGEKGYVVAPPTPGYAFIQGDLYRVPLISATDRLSLLTIAKSFNLVPEKKWTPAVATHRSTSCDDPLTDYNARGDVIALLLSYGWTIVGQDGERTLVKRPGDTDSYSSGNYHHGLRCFKVFSTSTQFEHEVAYRPSAVFAILACNGDFREAARRLLKMGYGKARLAQYRPQSPGTGRKRRR, via the coding sequence ATGCAACCAAAAATATCGCATAGGCAGGCAACATCCTCCCTTTGGAAAGGTTGCTGGCTTTGGGAGAAAGCGTTGACATATGCTTCTATAGGTTATTCGCCCATTGCTGTAGGTACGAGTAAACGTCCTTGTGTCAAGTGGCGCCCTTACCAGCAGTCGCCCGCGACAGCAGCAACCTTGCGGTGGATGTTCTCACTGCCGCCTGCAAATGGCATAGCCCTGGTATGCGGTGCTGTCAGCGGAGGCCTGGAGGTGATCGACATAGATTGTAAACATGCGCTGGATCAGGAGTTGTTTGCAAAACTATGGTCAAAGATCCTGCAATATTCTCCCTCGCTGGCAGCGCAACTGGTGGTGGCCCGTACCCGAAGCGGCGGTTACCATCTGTACTATCGGTGTGACCAGGCAGGTAGTAATGCCAAACTGGCCAGTCGTCCTACGACTACTGAGGAACGGCGCACAGCACCTAATCAGCCCTTAAAAGTGCTCATCGAAACCAGAGGTGAAAAGGGCTATGTAGTCGCCCCGCCGACACCTGGCTACGCGTTTATACAAGGTGACCTGTATCGGGTGCCATTGATCTCCGCAACGGATAGATTGTCTCTACTGACTATCGCGAAAAGTTTTAATCTGGTACCGGAAAAAAAATGGACACCCGCAGTTGCCACCCACCGCAGTACAAGCTGCGATGATCCCCTTACTGACTATAATGCCCGCGGCGACGTGATAGCCTTATTGTTAAGCTATGGCTGGACAATTGTAGGGCAGGATGGTGAGCGCACCCTGGTAAAAAGACCGGGCGACACCGATAGTTATAGCTCCGGTAACTATCACCATGGGCTGCGTTGTTTTAAGGTGTTTTCTACCAGCACGCAGTTTGAGCATGAGGTCGCCTACCGGCCCAGCGCCGTATTTGCCATCCTTGCATGTAATGGAGATTTTCGCGAAGCTGCCAGACGTTTACTCAAGATGGGGTACGGCAAAGCGAGACTGGCGCAGTACAGACCACAGTCTCCAGGTACAGGACGAAAACGAAGGCGATAA
- the traK gene encoding conjugative transposon protein TraK produces the protein MMQQLKNIDTAFKHTRLFSAVLVIAYTCLCGYIIYSCLDKVENAQQRIYLIAGERAIEAFASNRKDNVPVEARGHVRLFHQLFFELSPDEKVIDAHMKSALYLADESAKEAYYDLKEKNYFTSIISANVSQELTCDSVQLNLNEYPYRFRYYGTLRIIRTSAIVTRSLVTEGYLRNVDRSDNNTHGFLITQWVTIENRDINMIKR, from the coding sequence ATGATGCAGCAACTCAAAAACATCGACACCGCTTTTAAGCATACGCGCCTGTTCAGTGCCGTACTGGTCATAGCATATACCTGCCTTTGCGGATATATTATCTACAGTTGTCTGGATAAGGTAGAAAATGCACAACAGCGTATCTATCTGATCGCCGGTGAAAGGGCAATAGAAGCTTTCGCCAGCAACCGCAAAGACAACGTGCCGGTAGAGGCAAGGGGCCATGTACGCCTGTTTCACCAACTGTTTTTTGAACTCTCTCCCGATGAAAAGGTGATCGATGCACATATGAAAAGCGCCCTGTACCTGGCAGATGAAAGCGCCAAAGAGGCCTATTATGACCTGAAGGAGAAAAACTACTTCACTTCTATCATCAGCGCCAACGTCAGCCAGGAGCTCACCTGCGATTCCGTGCAGCTAAACCTGAACGAGTATCCTTATCGCTTCCGCTACTACGGCACTCTGCGTATTATCCGCACCAGCGCCATCGTCACCCGCAGCCTGGTCACGGAGGGATACCTGCGTAACGTGGATCGCTCCGATAACAATACCCATGGTTTTCTGATCACCCAATGGGTGACCATAGAGAACAGGGATATCAACATGATAAAAAGATAA
- a CDS encoding sugar-binding domain-containing protein encodes MFKNECRLLVTVFCTVFLSTCAIAQQKPAWQIQSGTITTRWADQVKPSNVLSEYPRPQLVRNKWINLNGLWEYAITPKTSDVPNAYDGSILVPYPVESALSGIKKFLKPEELLWYRRSFKNPTTRSGERVLLHFGAVDFESTIFLNGKQLMVHIGGYQHFTVDITDHLKIGRNELIVKVWDPTDAGPNPHGKQVLIPQGIMYTPSSGIWQTVWMEVVPESYIQALKIIPDVDKQSVSLEVAISKGEATFSDDFSNDLNTEADLSDYSINIEVKKGNSVVSRCAAPAGKPIIVQVKNPHLWSPDDPFLYDLRLQLVKKGKVVEEIGSYFGMRKIAVQKDERGIDRIFLNNKYIYNLGTLDQGFWPDGLYTAPTDEALKFDIIAAKAMGFNTIRKHIKIEPDRWYYHADKLGMLIWQDMVNPGNDTKEGRDEFEKENKINIAQLYNHPSIVTWVLFNEKWGQYDQERLTKWMKEYDPTRLVNGHSGEMLYVNDQLRSLSPNAWMAADMTDVHSYPFPRIAPYQPGKAMVLGEFGGIGVPVEGHLWDDLVAGWGYDGVVTPPMMQQQYTAMVDSLKILESLGLSASIYTQPFDVESEQNGLMTYDRAIIKLPVATLRNIHSKVWQVTGNYAVATSEFSARVADTINRDYAARLEEYKSGKNDSASLRSLTIMALKYKDKANVTKFSAEYINKLKNPYLENNLSFIEKVTTKKTDPGFTILEKSVALVGYDNIPRSITAKMEMLIFDNEVKGILNESPDWIQVEEIIRKHQPLEGELIRGLCVINYLNATVAGQKNATKNLVEAATRYDDRYHSGNYNAWAWLLFEKTKERRELEKAIEWSQKAINQETDQARKAASMDTYANLLYKLGNKTEALEWQEKAVAASRGDQEIKANYEKMKRGEPTWPNVN; translated from the coding sequence ATGTTTAAAAATGAATGCAGGCTTTTAGTCACGGTCTTTTGTACCGTTTTCCTCAGTACCTGTGCTATTGCTCAGCAAAAACCGGCCTGGCAAATCCAATCTGGCACCATAACCACACGCTGGGCTGACCAGGTAAAGCCGTCCAATGTGCTTTCTGAGTATCCTCGTCCTCAACTGGTACGCAATAAGTGGATCAATCTTAACGGTCTTTGGGAGTATGCTATTACTCCTAAAACTTCGGATGTTCCAAATGCTTATGATGGTTCAATCCTCGTGCCTTACCCAGTCGAATCAGCCTTGTCAGGTATTAAAAAATTCCTGAAGCCGGAAGAGCTGCTATGGTATCGTCGTAGCTTTAAAAACCCCACCACCCGCTCAGGCGAAAGAGTGCTGCTGCATTTCGGAGCGGTTGACTTTGAATCCACCATTTTTTTGAATGGCAAACAACTTATGGTGCATATTGGAGGCTATCAACATTTTACTGTAGATATTACTGACCACTTGAAGATAGGCAGGAATGAGCTGATAGTTAAGGTCTGGGATCCGACTGATGCAGGTCCTAACCCACATGGCAAGCAGGTTTTAATTCCACAAGGTATAATGTACACTCCCAGCAGTGGCATCTGGCAAACAGTTTGGATGGAAGTAGTGCCGGAAAGCTACATTCAGGCGCTCAAAATAATTCCTGACGTCGATAAGCAGTCCGTTTCGTTAGAAGTTGCCATCAGTAAAGGAGAAGCAACGTTTTCTGATGATTTCAGTAACGATTTAAATACAGAAGCAGATCTTTCTGATTATTCGATTAATATCGAAGTTAAAAAAGGCAATTCAGTGGTAAGCCGCTGTGCTGCTCCTGCTGGTAAGCCAATCATCGTCCAGGTCAAAAATCCGCACCTTTGGAGCCCGGATGATCCATTTCTTTATGACCTTAGGCTACAACTGGTTAAAAAAGGTAAGGTGGTGGAAGAAATAGGAAGCTATTTCGGTATGCGTAAAATTGCTGTTCAGAAGGATGAAAGGGGAATCGATAGGATATTCCTGAACAATAAGTATATCTACAACCTTGGCACCCTGGATCAAGGTTTTTGGCCAGATGGTCTCTACACCGCGCCTACCGATGAAGCATTAAAGTTTGACATTATTGCAGCCAAGGCCATGGGCTTTAATACCATTCGTAAGCACATAAAAATAGAACCGGATCGCTGGTACTATCATGCTGACAAATTAGGGATGCTGATATGGCAGGATATGGTAAATCCAGGCAATGATACAAAGGAAGGGCGTGATGAGTTTGAAAAGGAAAACAAAATAAACATTGCGCAACTCTATAATCACCCCTCTATTGTGACCTGGGTATTGTTCAATGAGAAATGGGGACAATATGATCAGGAGCGTCTTACGAAATGGATGAAGGAATACGACCCTACACGCCTGGTAAACGGCCACTCCGGTGAAATGCTGTATGTAAATGATCAGCTCCGCAGTCTATCACCCAATGCCTGGATGGCAGCAGATATGACCGACGTTCACTCTTACCCCTTTCCAAGAATTGCACCTTATCAACCAGGTAAAGCGATGGTTTTGGGCGAATTTGGTGGTATAGGTGTCCCCGTGGAAGGTCATTTGTGGGATGATCTGGTGGCAGGATGGGGTTACGACGGGGTAGTTACCCCTCCTATGATGCAGCAACAATATACGGCTATGGTTGATTCGCTGAAGATCCTGGAAAGCCTGGGTTTGAGTGCCTCCATCTACACACAGCCTTTTGATGTGGAGTCCGAGCAAAATGGCCTGATGACTTATGACCGGGCTATTATCAAACTGCCGGTAGCTACCCTTAGAAACATACACTCAAAAGTATGGCAGGTGACCGGCAATTATGCTGTAGCTACCAGTGAGTTTTCAGCTAGGGTTGCCGATACTATTAATAGGGATTATGCAGCACGTTTGGAAGAGTACAAATCCGGCAAAAATGACTCAGCATCGTTACGGAGCCTTACTATAATGGCTTTAAAGTACAAAGACAAAGCAAATGTCACAAAATTTTCCGCAGAATATATTAACAAGTTGAAAAATCCTTACCTGGAAAACAACCTGAGTTTTATAGAAAAGGTCACCACTAAAAAAACTGATCCAGGATTCACAATATTGGAGAAAAGTGTTGCTTTGGTGGGTTACGATAATATTCCCAGATCTATTACAGCTAAAATGGAGATGCTCATTTTTGATAATGAAGTGAAAGGGATTTTAAATGAAAGCCCCGATTGGATTCAAGTAGAGGAGATTATTCGCAAGCATCAACCTCTGGAGGGAGAATTGATACGTGGCCTTTGTGTCATTAATTACCTTAATGCAACTGTTGCTGGTCAGAAGAATGCTACCAAAAATTTGGTTGAAGCCGCAACTCGTTATGATGACCGTTATCATTCTGGCAATTATAATGCCTGGGCCTGGTTATTATTTGAAAAAACAAAAGAAAGAAGAGAATTAGAAAAAGCTATTGAATGGAGCCAAAAGGCTATCAATCAGGAAACTGATCAAGCACGTAAAGCAGCTTCTATGGATACCTATGCTAATCTGCTTTATAAATTAGGCAATAAGACGGAAGCACTAGAATGGCAGGAGAAAGCTGTTGCAGCATCTCGTGGTGATCAAGAGATCAAAGCGAACTATGAGAAAATGAAGCGCGGCGAACCAACCTGGCCTAATGTTAATTAA
- the traM gene encoding conjugative transposon protein TraM: MENVAERKKKFFLMLPLFVIPFLTLLFYGLGGGKARSKNTPPATGLNASLPAAQLAEEGDLDKLAMYKLAEKEALHKQETAATDPYLFGDSSVAQTWPPAPAKPTATTLLPAADNPVTATAASEAQVEQRLALLQQLVTRTDTTQPVMPIPTAPPAAAYPPGDSLLLTTGMPAASLPPQSGDAQLDQLEGMLEKIIDIQHPELLQEKIKKASLQNTTAAFPVIADTQHSPVAELMTTTGTAGARTSVGSSASDGFYELETPTPEAVNNAVAAVVHESQVLVSGATIKLRLQQNAFVQGVLIPAGSFVYGSCQLQADRLQVNIPSIRYGSSIFSVSLQVYDGDGLPGIRIPGSVSRDAAKEGSQQAMQALAMGSLDPSLGAQAAAAGIETAKNLLGKKIRLIKVTVKADHPVLLVSN, translated from the coding sequence ATGGAAAATGTAGCTGAAAGGAAAAAGAAGTTTTTTTTGATGTTACCCCTGTTTGTGATCCCCTTTTTAACCCTGCTGTTTTATGGGCTGGGAGGAGGTAAGGCCCGTAGCAAAAACACGCCGCCGGCGACCGGACTGAATGCCTCCCTGCCTGCAGCGCAACTTGCTGAAGAAGGGGATCTGGATAAGCTGGCCATGTATAAACTGGCAGAAAAAGAGGCCCTCCACAAACAGGAGACTGCCGCCACCGATCCCTACCTGTTCGGTGATAGCAGTGTAGCCCAAACGTGGCCACCAGCGCCAGCAAAGCCAACGGCCACCACGCTACTGCCAGCAGCAGACAATCCGGTCACAGCAACAGCAGCCAGTGAAGCACAAGTCGAGCAAAGACTGGCGCTATTACAACAACTGGTCACCAGGACAGATACCACCCAACCGGTGATGCCAATACCGACAGCGCCACCTGCTGCTGCTTACCCACCGGGCGACAGTCTTCTGCTTACGACGGGCATGCCCGCCGCCAGTTTGCCACCACAGAGTGGCGATGCCCAGTTGGATCAACTGGAAGGTATGTTGGAAAAAATTATCGACATACAACACCCCGAACTACTGCAGGAAAAAATAAAGAAAGCCTCCCTGCAGAATACAACGGCAGCCTTTCCTGTCATCGCTGATACCCAGCACTCACCTGTTGCGGAGCTTATGACCACCACCGGTACTGCGGGTGCAAGGACATCGGTGGGCAGCTCTGCCAGCGACGGTTTTTATGAACTGGAAACGCCCACCCCCGAAGCTGTTAATAACGCTGTGGCAGCCGTTGTGCATGAAAGCCAGGTGTTGGTCAGTGGTGCCACCATCAAATTGCGCCTGCAACAAAACGCCTTCGTTCAGGGGGTACTGATACCTGCCGGCAGCTTTGTTTACGGCAGCTGTCAGCTACAGGCCGACAGGCTACAGGTCAATATCCCTTCCATACGTTATGGCAGCTCCATATTTTCGGTATCCCTGCAAGTATATGATGGAGATGGACTGCCAGGTATACGTATACCCGGTAGCGTAAGCCGGGATGCCGCCAAAGAGGGTTCCCAGCAAGCCATGCAGGCCTTAGCCATGGGCAGCCTGGATCCTTCCCTGGGCGCCCAGGCTGCTGCTGCGGGAATAGAAACGGCTAAAAACCTGCTCGGTAAAAAGATCAGGTTAATCAAAGTCACCGTGAAAGCTGACCATCCAGTCCTACTGGTGAGCAACTAA